The Pseudomonas sp. TH06 genome has a window encoding:
- a CDS encoding cytochrome b: protein MSTQPTHFALLARLLHWLMALMIIAMLFIGAGMVTSVSERHEWLIHLHKPLGIAILALVIVRLLVRFSTRQPPLPADLPDWQVLAAKASHVLLYALMLVLPVIGWAMISASGEPVMLSSSLQLPSIVPADAQLFALLRKAHGYLAYLLFLTVLLHLAAALFHGWVRRDEVLDSMLRGRDRD, encoded by the coding sequence ATGAGCACTCAACCGACTCATTTCGCGCTGCTGGCGCGGTTGCTGCACTGGCTGATGGCGCTGATGATCATTGCGATGCTGTTTATCGGCGCCGGTATGGTCACCTCGGTGTCAGAACGGCATGAATGGCTGATCCATCTGCACAAGCCGTTGGGGATTGCGATTCTCGCGCTGGTGATCGTGCGCCTGCTGGTGCGTTTCTCGACTCGCCAGCCACCGCTGCCGGCGGACCTGCCGGACTGGCAGGTGCTGGCGGCAAAGGCTTCGCACGTTTTGCTGTATGCGCTGATGCTGGTGCTGCCGGTGATCGGCTGGGCGATGATCAGCGCTTCGGGCGAGCCCGTCATGCTCAGCAGTTCGTTGCAGTTACCGTCGATTGTGCCGGCGGATGCGCAGCTGTTTGCGTTGCTGCGCAAGGCGCATGGGTATCTGGCCTACCTGTTGTTCCTGACGGTGCTGCTGCATTTGGCGGCGGCGCTGTTTCATGGCTGGGTGCGCCGCGACGAAGTGCTCGACAGCATGTTGCGCGGGCGCGATCGCGATTAA
- a CDS encoding MFS transporter, whose amino-acid sequence MKPHSLSNSVVLLFAVACGLAVGNVYYAQPLLDAMADAFALPPATIGIVITLTQVGYGVGLVLLVPLGDLLNRRRLIVTQTLLSACALLMIASAPDSVWLLLGMTLTGLLAVVTQVLVAYAATLAIPAQRGRVVGVVTSGIVVGILLARTVAGAMADLAGWRAIYWLSAGLTLLMGLLLLRVLPKDEKPQPASTYRALIASVFVLFKEEPVLRQRALLALLTFASAMVLWTPMVLPLAAPPLSLSHSEIGLFGLAGAAGALAAARAGHLADRGLGQWVSGLSLLLMLGSWLPIALTQSSLWALLLGVITLDLGLQAVHVTSQSMIYSVRPEAQSRLTAGYMLFYSIGSALGSIGSTAMYAWAGWSGVCLLGAGINAVALGYWWLTLKSGASARCAAQPG is encoded by the coding sequence ATGAAACCTCACTCACTCAGTAACAGCGTGGTGCTGCTCTTCGCCGTTGCCTGCGGCCTCGCCGTGGGCAATGTGTATTACGCCCAGCCACTGCTGGATGCCATGGCCGACGCATTCGCTCTGCCGCCGGCGACCATTGGCATCGTTATTACCCTGACGCAGGTGGGTTACGGCGTCGGATTGGTGCTGCTGGTGCCGCTGGGGGATCTGCTCAACCGACGGCGATTGATCGTCACGCAGACACTGCTTTCAGCCTGCGCGTTGCTGATGATTGCTTCGGCACCTGACAGTGTGTGGCTGCTGCTGGGCATGACGCTGACCGGTTTGCTTGCCGTGGTCACGCAAGTGCTGGTGGCCTATGCCGCGACTCTGGCGATCCCGGCACAACGTGGCCGAGTGGTGGGTGTGGTCACCAGCGGCATCGTCGTCGGCATCTTGCTGGCGCGGACTGTCGCAGGAGCAATGGCTGATCTGGCCGGATGGCGCGCAATCTATTGGCTGTCGGCGGGCCTGACGTTATTGATGGGCTTGCTGCTGCTTCGCGTATTGCCCAAGGATGAAAAGCCACAACCGGCGTCGACCTACCGCGCATTGATCGCCTCGGTATTCGTCCTGTTCAAGGAAGAGCCCGTCCTGCGCCAACGAGCGCTGCTCGCCCTGCTGACGTTCGCCAGCGCCATGGTGCTGTGGACACCGATGGTGTTGCCTTTGGCCGCGCCACCTCTCTCGTTGTCGCACAGCGAAATCGGCCTGTTCGGACTGGCCGGTGCAGCAGGTGCACTGGCTGCTGCGCGTGCCGGACACCTGGCTGATCGCGGCCTGGGCCAATGGGTCAGCGGACTTTCTCTGCTGCTGATGCTCGGCTCGTGGCTGCCGATCGCCCTCACACAATCTTCGCTATGGGCGTTGTTGCTCGGCGTGATCACTCTGGATCTGGGCCTGCAAGCCGTGCATGTCACCAGCCAGAGCATGATCTACAGCGTGCGACCCGAAGCACAAAGCCGCCTCACCGCCGGTTACATGTTGTTCTATTCGATCGGTAGCGCTCTGGGCTCGATCGGTTCGACCGCCATGTATGCGTGGGCCGGCTGGAGCGGCGTGTGCCTGCTCGGCGCCGGTATTAATGCTGTAGCACTGGGATATTGGTGGCTGACGTTGAAAAGCGGCGCATCCGCACGATGCGCCGCTCAACCGGGTTAA
- a CDS encoding M14-type cytosolic carboxypeptidase: MTVAKSSFDISANFDSGNIQVIDISNPLNPVLAIRPDTRSAHFQWFHFKASGLHVHQEHWFRLVNASQSSYNKAWTGYQAVASYDHVNWFRIPTQFEGDSLRFCLEAEQTHAWFAYFEPYSRGRHDWLIEQALTKAGTELLATGKSVEGRDIQLLRKGSGAEGQRKVWIIAQQHPGEHMAEWFMEGVIERLEKHEDPVLNKLLASAELYLVPNMNPDGAFHGHLRTNAMGQDLNRAWQNASQEVSPEVLFVQQQMEKYGVDLFLDVHGDEEIPHVFTAGCEGNPGYTPRIEKLEEHFRSHLKHTTRDFQTKYGYTRDEPGQANMTLACNSVGQKYDCLALTLEMPFKDHDDAPNPETGWSGKRSKQLGKDVLTTIADMVDTLR; this comes from the coding sequence ATGACCGTGGCCAAATCTTCGTTCGACATCAGCGCCAACTTCGACAGCGGCAATATCCAAGTCATCGACATCAGCAATCCGCTCAACCCGGTTCTGGCCATCCGACCAGACACCCGCAGCGCGCACTTCCAGTGGTTCCACTTCAAGGCCAGCGGCCTGCATGTCCATCAGGAACACTGGTTTCGCCTGGTCAACGCCAGCCAGTCCTCCTATAACAAAGCCTGGACCGGCTATCAGGCCGTCGCTTCCTACGACCACGTCAACTGGTTCCGCATTCCGACCCAATTCGAAGGCGACAGCCTGCGTTTTTGCCTCGAAGCCGAGCAGACTCACGCCTGGTTCGCCTACTTCGAACCCTATAGTCGAGGCCGTCACGACTGGCTGATCGAGCAAGCGCTGACCAAGGCCGGCACCGAGTTGCTGGCGACCGGCAAGAGCGTCGAGGGCCGCGACATTCAACTGCTGCGCAAAGGCAGCGGCGCCGAAGGCCAGCGCAAAGTCTGGATCATCGCCCAACAGCATCCGGGCGAGCACATGGCCGAATGGTTCATGGAAGGCGTGATCGAGCGTCTGGAAAAACACGAAGATCCGGTACTGAACAAACTGCTCGCCAGCGCCGAACTGTACCTGGTGCCGAACATGAACCCGGACGGCGCTTTCCATGGCCATCTGCGCACCAACGCGATGGGCCAGGACCTGAACCGTGCTTGGCAGAATGCCAGCCAGGAAGTCAGCCCAGAGGTACTTTTTGTCCAGCAGCAGATGGAAAAGTACGGCGTCGATCTGTTCCTTGATGTACACGGTGATGAAGAAATCCCTCACGTATTCACCGCGGGTTGCGAGGGCAATCCAGGTTACACGCCACGGATCGAGAAACTCGAGGAGCATTTCCGCAGCCACCTGAAACACACCACCAGGGACTTCCAGACCAAGTACGGCTATACCCGCGACGAACCGGGCCAGGCCAACATGACCCTGGCGTGCAACAGCGTCGGCCAGAAGTACGACTGCCTCGCACTGACCCTGGAAATGCCGTTCAAGGATCACGACGACGCGCCAAACCCGGAAACCGGCTGGTCGGGCAAACGCTCGAAACAGCTGGGCAAGGACGTGCTGACCACTATTGCAGACATGGTCGATACCCTGCGCTGA
- a CDS encoding DUF3077 domain-containing protein, whose amino-acid sequence MNISSKDLPDLQMDTTFTSPQGNAAAQRALDYYLKPAVSEPEVDERFFDVRRHLSGEEALVHASDLLRCAAATAFKAAENLQGASRDLAFSVVHMVDMARAMVDHSLDGEEV is encoded by the coding sequence ATGAATATCAGCAGCAAAGACTTGCCCGATCTGCAAATGGACACCACGTTCACCTCACCACAAGGCAACGCCGCGGCGCAGCGCGCCCTCGACTATTACTTGAAACCTGCTGTGTCAGAACCTGAGGTCGATGAGCGATTTTTCGACGTCAGACGTCATCTCAGTGGCGAAGAGGCATTGGTGCATGCCTCGGATCTGTTGCGTTGTGCGGCGGCGACCGCATTCAAGGCAGCAGAGAACCTGCAAGGCGCGAGTCGCGACCTGGCGTTTTCAGTGGTGCATATGGTGGATATGGCGCGGGCGATGGTCGACCATTCGCTCGATGGCGAAGAAGTCTGA
- a CDS encoding XRE family transcriptional regulator, whose product MDKWIELVKAKMSELKITQTELGERVGMSQGGIGHWLNKRREPGITQMNRVLQALGMDFLEVVLLIREPQVTPDDDMPLAQKYNPYFRYPVSDWRTPCEVREDGQPAYVVATDKQVFQLTDYHARGAAFWLTVAGNSMTAPSGPSIAEGMLILVDPEVEAVPGKLVIAQWTDSEEAIFRKLDEEGGQRYLIPLNPTWPKALFTDDCRIIGVVVQATARF is encoded by the coding sequence ATGGATAAATGGATTGAGTTGGTCAAGGCCAAGATGAGTGAACTCAAAATCACTCAAACAGAGCTCGGAGAGCGCGTCGGCATGTCCCAGGGCGGGATCGGCCATTGGCTGAACAAACGCCGCGAGCCGGGTATCACGCAAATGAATCGCGTGCTGCAAGCACTCGGGATGGACTTTCTCGAAGTGGTGCTGTTGATTCGTGAACCGCAAGTCACCCCGGACGACGACATGCCGCTGGCGCAGAAGTACAACCCGTACTTCCGCTACCCGGTCAGCGATTGGCGGACGCCGTGCGAAGTTCGCGAAGACGGTCAGCCTGCCTATGTTGTAGCGACGGACAAGCAGGTTTTCCAGCTGACGGACTACCATGCCCGTGGGGCGGCGTTCTGGCTGACGGTGGCCGGGAATTCGATGACCGCACCCAGCGGCCCGAGCATTGCCGAAGGCATGTTGATCCTGGTGGATCCGGAGGTGGAAGCGGTGCCCGGGAAACTGGTGATCGCCCAGTGGACCGACAGCGAGGAAGCGATCTTCCGCAAGCTGGATGAAGAGGGCGGCCAGCGTTACCTGATACCGCTCAATCCGACCTGGCCGAAAGCCCTGTTTACCGATGACTGTCGAATCATCGGCGTAGTGGTTCAGGCAACGGCGCGTTTCTAG